The nucleotide window TCTTCTGCGATACATTCCTGATTGATGCCATTGCCGATTTCCAGAAAAGCCATCCCCATGTCAGTGTTCGCCTGCGCGACAGCGGGATGAGCGAGATCATGCGGATGGTGCTGGAACGCAGTTGCGATCTCGCTTTTGGCATCACCCTTGATGCAGACCCCTATGGTGCCGATGTTACCTCACTGGCCACCTGCGAGGCCCGCTGCCTGATGCCCAAGCACCATCCGCTAAGCGGGGCGAAGGCCCTGACTTTGCAACAATTGAAAAAGGAGACCTTTGTCGATCTTGCATCGGGCAGCCCCCTGCGGATGCGGATCGACTATATGATGCATTCCATCGATGTGGAGCGCTCGATTGTCGCCGAAATGCGCACCCTGCATGGCATCGTCCAGCTGGTGGAAAAGGGTGTCGGACTGGCCATTGTCGACCCGGTTGCCGGGCTTTTGCTGGACCATGACAAGGTGGTCGATTGCCCGCTTTTGCCGGCCATTCGCTGGGACATTGCCCAATTCGTGCCAAAGGATCGCCCGCTAAGTGGCATCGGTCAGGCTTTCTCCGATGTGGTGGCCAACCAGATCAGCTATCTCAAGACAGAAGGCGTCATCAACTGACGCCCCCGGTCACGCTTGTTGTGAGCAGGCGTCTCCTTGGCGTTTAGTCCGCTTTTTCGCTCTGTGCTGAAGCGGCCGTATTTTGGGGAGTTTCGACATCCAGACCGGCAAGCTCCGAGGTGATGCCATTGATGTCGCCCCCCTTGATCCCGACTTCCTTGAGCAAAGAGTCCAGAAGTGGTGCCTGTGCCCGATAGCGCAGGGCGCTATTTACGACATTGTCTGCCAGATTGCCATCATGCCCGGCCTGGGGAGTGCCGTTGCCACCGCTTCCAAGCCCCTCGACCTGCACAATTTTAATGCCATCGATTTTTTCGATCGGCTTGACGCTTTCGCGAATGATGCTGTCCAGATTTTCAATCAGCTTGATCTTGATCTGCATGGCGATCTGCTCTGCAGAGAGGAGGTTCTGGGCTTCGTTCATTGATCGCGTCCCTTCGGCGTCAACGCGATAGCGAATTTCAGCGGCTTCAGCCCGCAATTTTTCTGCGGTCGCTTCCCCTTCGGCTTCCTCTCGCAAGGCTTCTGCGCGGTCACCGGCGGCAACTTTCTCGGCTTCAGCCTCTACCTTGATGCGGATCGCGCTGCGTTCGGCTTCCTTGCTCGCTTCGATCAGCTCAATCGCCTTCAAGCGTTCGGCAATTTCGTTCTCGCGCGATGTCGTTACTTTTTCTTCCGCCTGAACAGCTTTCGCTCTGGCGATATCGGCTTCGGCTTGTGCCTCTGACTGTTCCTTGGACTTTTCGGCGATGGCAATTTCTCTCACCTGTTCGGCCAATTCAATTGCTTTTTGCTTTTCAATCTCTCTTTCGCGCACCAGACGTTCCATCTCGATGCGTTCTTCTGCCACGGCCTTGTCGGCAAGGATTCTCGATTTCTCGACATGTTGCTTGGAGTTGATCTCAGCCTGCTCGGCCTCTTGCTCTCGCTCGGCTTTGTTTTTAGCAATCTCGGCAGACTGAGCTGCTTGACGTACCTGCACTTCACGTTCCTGCTCCATGCGTGCATATTCTTCGTCCCGTCGAATATCGAGACTGAGCTTCTCGCTCTCCAGATTCTTGGTCTTGATTTGAATCTGCGTGTCCTGTTCGATGTCGTTGCGGATTTTCTTGCGCCGCTCGATCTCTTCGGTCAGGCGGGTCAACCCTTCGGCATCAAACGCGTTGGATGGGTTGAAGTAATCCATGCTGGTTTGATCAAGGCCAGTCAGAGAGACAGACTCGAGCTCCAGACCATTTTTGAGCAGGTCTTCCATCACTGCCTGTTGCACTTTCTGGACAAAATCCGTGCGCTTTTCATGCAGTTCTTCCATTGTCATTTCCGCCGCAACGGATCGCAGGGCATCAACGAACTTGCCTTCAACCAGCTCTTTGAGTTGTTCGGGCTGCATGG belongs to Cohaesibacter intestini and includes:
- a CDS encoding flotillin domain-containing protein; the encoded protein is MYETQNTFSGLLGVGTTAIIIVIALLVIGMILARLYVRASKEISFVRTGFGGQRVIMNGGALVLPVLHETIPVNMNTLRLAVRRDNDQALITRDRMRVDVVAEFYVRAQPTEESIAAAAQTLGRRTMQPEQLKELVEGKFVDALRSVAAEMTMEELHEKRTDFVQKVQQAVMEDLLKNGLELESVSLTGLDQTSMDYFNPSNAFDAEGLTRLTEEIERRKKIRNDIEQDTQIQIKTKNLESEKLSLDIRRDEEYARMEQEREVQVRQAAQSAEIAKNKAEREQEAEQAEINSKQHVEKSRILADKAVAEERIEMERLVREREIEKQKAIELAEQVREIAIAEKSKEQSEAQAEADIARAKAVQAEEKVTTSRENEIAERLKAIELIEASKEAERSAIRIKVEAEAEKVAAGDRAEALREEAEGEATAEKLRAEAAEIRYRVDAEGTRSMNEAQNLLSAEQIAMQIKIKLIENLDSIIRESVKPIEKIDGIKIVQVEGLGSGGNGTPQAGHDGNLADNVVNSALRYRAQAPLLDSLLKEVGIKGGDINGITSELAGLDVETPQNTAASAQSEKAD
- a CDS encoding LysR family transcriptional regulator; amino-acid sequence: MMKIRELQAFDAYIRLGGMGSAAEELNLSQPMISRLLTALEARVGFALFLRKRNKLVPTPEAFQFHQTVVRGLESIRALTEEASAIANNQRGHLIIAAQPIFCDTFLIDAIADFQKSHPHVSVRLRDSGMSEIMRMVLERSCDLAFGITLDADPYGADVTSLATCEARCLMPKHHPLSGAKALTLQQLKKETFVDLASGSPLRMRIDYMMHSIDVERSIVAEMRTLHGIVQLVEKGVGLAIVDPVAGLLLDHDKVVDCPLLPAIRWDIAQFVPKDRPLSGIGQAFSDVVANQISYLKTEGVIN